A window from Kovacikia minuta CCNUW1 encodes these proteins:
- a CDS encoding YybH family protein — MTTASTSTTHEAEIRQLVADQQHAICTKDVDQILSRYATAIVIFDVKPPFQTQGKEAVRQLWEDCLPYFPDSFEMETRDLTITANDEIATAHWLFRLKGEQEHPAMQMWMRATAVCQKHQGNWQILHEHISVPFDPSNAQAVFTLNP; from the coding sequence ATGACTACTGCAAGCACAAGCACAACCCACGAAGCTGAGATTCGTCAATTGGTTGCCGATCAACAACATGCCATTTGCACCAAAGATGTGGATCAAATTCTGTCTCGCTATGCCACTGCGATCGTGATTTTTGATGTCAAGCCACCTTTCCAAACCCAGGGTAAAGAAGCGGTTCGTCAACTGTGGGAAGACTGTTTGCCTTACTTTCCAGATTCATTTGAGATGGAAACACGCGACCTAACCATTACCGCTAATGATGAAATAGCCACTGCCCACTGGTTGTTTCGCCTTAAGGGCGAGCAAGAGCACCCTGCCATGCAAATGTGGATGCGTGCCACCGCTGTGTGCCAGAAGCACCAGGGCAATTGGCAGATTCTACATGAACACATCTCAGTCCCCTTTGATCCTTCCAATGCTCAAGCGGTCTTTACCCTCAACCCCTGA
- a CDS encoding DUF899 domain-containing protein gives MIKNKIAHPKIVGKTEWLTARKTLLEHEKELTKHHDRVNAERRRLPMVKLEKEYTFEEPNGSAKLIDLFVGRTQLIIYHFMFAPEWEKGCMGCTGFVNALGDLSMLNERDTTFVLVSRAPLPKLEAYKQLKGWTVPWYSSSGSDFNYDFHVTLDENITPIQYNYRDKAELTERHGPNVMQGESHGLSVFFRIDNDVFHTYSTYARGVESLTDTYSLLDVTPYGRQEDFEDSPPGWPQRPTYG, from the coding sequence ATGATTAAGAACAAAATTGCACATCCAAAAATCGTTGGGAAAACCGAGTGGCTCACTGCTCGTAAAACATTACTTGAACACGAGAAAGAATTAACCAAGCACCACGATCGCGTCAATGCTGAACGACGCAGGCTACCAATGGTCAAACTTGAGAAAGAATACACCTTTGAAGAACCAAATGGCTCTGCCAAACTGATCGATTTATTTGTAGGACGCACCCAACTGATCATCTACCATTTTATGTTTGCTCCGGAGTGGGAGAAGGGCTGTATGGGCTGTACTGGGTTTGTGAATGCCCTGGGCGACCTATCCATGTTGAACGAGCGCGACACAACCTTTGTGCTTGTTTCCCGTGCTCCCCTACCCAAATTGGAAGCCTATAAGCAGTTAAAGGGATGGACTGTCCCCTGGTATTCTTCCTCTGGCAGCGATTTCAACTACGATTTCCATGTCACCTTAGACGAAAACATTACACCCATCCAATACAACTACCGAGACAAGGCAGAGTTGACGGAACGCCACGGACCGAATGTGATGCAGGGCGAGAGCCACGGTCTCAGCGTTTTCTTCCGAATCGATAACGATGTTTTCCACACCTACTCGACCTATGCCCGTGGGGTTGAATCCCTTACGGATACCTACAGTCTTCTTGATGTGACCCCCTATGGACGGCAGGAAGACTTTGAAGACTCACCGCCTGGGTGGCCACAACGCCCGACCTATGGGTAG
- a CDS encoding glutathione S-transferase family protein yields the protein MKLLINGIWHSSHPDSAQLQTERNRVRTQFFRNWITADASSGYKAEPDRYHLYVSYACPYAHRAILIRKLKKLENIISMSVLSPDWGSPQGWTFASWTDATTDDVNGHDYLYQVYQQAKPDFTGKVTVPVLWDKQKGTIVNYESAEILRMLNCEFNTFGDATIDFYPKDLREEIDQLNDFIGDRISDGVYHAGFASSQEAYDSAVERLFNALNTLEQSLEHKPYLTGDRLTEADLRLFTTLVRFDAVYYTALHCNLQRLADYPNLWNYTRRIYHLPGVAETVKFDHIKRHYFDTYEGIINRRIIPKGPQIDFEL from the coding sequence ATGAAGTTACTCATCAATGGTATTTGGCATTCCAGCCATCCCGATTCTGCCCAACTTCAAACTGAACGAAACCGAGTTCGGACTCAATTCTTTCGTAATTGGATTACTGCCGATGCTTCCTCCGGTTACAAAGCGGAACCCGATCGCTATCACTTATACGTCTCCTATGCCTGTCCCTATGCCCATCGCGCCATCCTAATTCGCAAGCTAAAAAAGTTAGAAAATATCATCTCCATGTCCGTGCTCAGTCCAGATTGGGGTAGCCCCCAGGGTTGGACCTTTGCGAGTTGGACAGATGCCACCACCGATGATGTGAATGGACACGACTATCTCTACCAGGTTTACCAACAGGCAAAACCAGATTTTACAGGTAAAGTCACCGTTCCAGTGCTATGGGATAAGCAGAAAGGAACCATTGTGAACTACGAGTCAGCCGAGATTCTGCGGATGTTGAATTGTGAATTCAATACCTTCGGTGATGCAACCATCGATTTTTATCCAAAAGATCTTCGAGAAGAGATTGATCAGCTGAATGACTTTATTGGCGATCGTATTAGCGATGGGGTTTATCATGCTGGATTTGCTAGTAGCCAGGAGGCTTATGATAGTGCGGTTGAACGCCTGTTTAATGCATTGAATACTTTAGAACAATCTCTAGAGCACAAACCTTACTTGACTGGCGATCGTCTGACTGAAGCAGATTTACGCCTATTTACCACCCTGGTTCGCTTTGATGCGGTTTACTACACAGCACTGCATTGTAATCTACAACGGCTAGCCGATTATCCCAATCTGTGGAATTACACGCGCAGAATTTACCATTTGCCTGGAGTCGCTGAAACGGTCAAATTCGACCACATCAAACGGCATTACTTTGATACCTATGAAGGCATCATCAATCGGCGCATTATTCCTAAAGGTCCCCAAATTGATTTTGAACTCTAA
- a CDS encoding EamA family transporter, protein MLGVPPTSSTRFSSNAFGLVAIFLASLGWAVAANLAFDLFRVGIHPLELAGASALIATVGLAILHSFGGRGQTKPMSLKQFALGLVLVFLVAADYVAIQQLPVAIAIVLLFTAPMLVVLWTAFTTRCTPSRWVLLALTLSILGVVLVSKLLESSLKQVNWFGIGIGLTTAVFFAAYIVLSEQLASTDAPVGVLLKTYAVASLFWLTYQFTQGLPLNLLTLEHFPKVLMVGIIGNLLPYLLFLWSIQRVRAERAAIVATLEPIVAAILAWFWFGQTLTGLQILGGVLIVSAVTTLQLHETDCKLKLASRH, encoded by the coding sequence ATGCTTGGCGTTCCTCCGACCTCATCTACACGCTTTTCTTCCAATGCGTTTGGTCTCGTTGCAATCTTCCTGGCGTCCCTGGGTTGGGCAGTTGCAGCAAACCTTGCCTTCGATTTGTTTAGAGTCGGCATTCACCCCCTGGAGTTGGCAGGAGCCAGTGCCCTAATTGCCACCGTTGGTTTGGCGATTCTCCATAGCTTTGGGGGACGCGGACAAACGAAACCCATGAGCCTGAAACAATTTGCTTTGGGATTGGTATTGGTTTTTCTGGTTGCGGCAGACTATGTTGCTATTCAACAGTTACCTGTGGCAATCGCGATCGTCCTCCTTTTTACCGCGCCCATGCTGGTCGTTTTGTGGACAGCATTTACCACTCGGTGTACTCCATCCCGATGGGTTCTCCTTGCTCTGACCCTATCGATCCTGGGGGTTGTTCTGGTCTCTAAACTTTTGGAGAGCAGTTTAAAACAAGTCAATTGGTTTGGCATTGGGATTGGTCTCACCACTGCGGTATTTTTTGCTGCCTACATTGTTTTAAGTGAGCAACTGGCAAGCACTGATGCCCCTGTTGGGGTGCTGCTGAAAACATATGCAGTGGCTAGTTTGTTCTGGTTAACATACCAATTCACCCAGGGATTACCGCTTAACTTGCTCACGCTCGAACATTTCCCAAAAGTGTTGATGGTTGGCATCATCGGAAACCTGTTGCCGTACCTTTTGTTTTTGTGGAGCATTCAACGGGTGCGGGCAGAGCGAGCCGCGATCGTTGCCACCTTAGAACCCATTGTTGCAGCAATTCTGGCTTGGTTTTGGTTTGGGCAAACTTTAACCGGCTTGCAAATCCTGGGTGGTGTTCTCATCGTCAGTGCAGTCACGACTCTACAACTACATGAAACCGACTGTAAGTTAAAACTGGCGAGCCGCCATTGA
- a CDS encoding YciI family protein, whose translation MKYLLLIYMDENVLSETEREHCYLESAQLVQELNAKGQFLATAPLHPVATATSVRVRDGKSLVTDGPFAETREQLGGFFFVNAQDLDEAIAIAAQIPGARAGTVEIRPVLEVAGLPKP comes from the coding sequence ATGAAATATCTGCTGCTGATCTATATGGACGAAAACGTCCTGAGTGAAACTGAGCGGGAGCATTGCTATCTGGAATCTGCCCAACTCGTCCAGGAACTCAATGCAAAGGGGCAATTTTTGGCAACTGCTCCGCTTCATCCCGTTGCAACGGCAACCAGTGTGCGGGTACGCGATGGCAAATCGCTTGTGACTGATGGTCCCTTTGCCGAAACCCGTGAACAATTGGGCGGGTTCTTCTTCGTCAATGCCCAGGATTTGGATGAGGCAATTGCGATCGCCGCTCAAATTCCAGGAGCAAGAGCTGGCACCGTCGAGATCCGTCCCGTGCTTGAAGTTGCGGGACTTCCAAAACCCTGA
- a CDS encoding ATP-binding protein: MTPPTQQFPEISGYTLVEQLYLGSKTAVYRGVHRSQQSSVVIKTLRHGYPSFRELVQFRNQYAIAKNLNIPGIIRPISLEPYADSYALVMEDIGGISLRHYIRDSFLTIEQFWSIALQIVDILHQLYQQRIIHKDIKPANILIQPETGQIKLIDFSIASLLPRETQEIQNPNVLEGTLAYISPEQTGRMNRGIDYRSDFYSLGITFFELLTGKLPFQADEAMEMVHAHLAKQPLFACDLNPDVPIMLGEIIRKLMAKNAEDRYQSALGLKHDLITCQEAYRTAGKPVCFELGERDISDRFLIPEKLYGREQEVQTLLDAFGRVANGASELMLVAGFSGIGKTAVVNQVHKPIVRWHGYFIKGKYDQFNRNLPFSAFVQAFRDLMGQLLSSDDTQLAEWKAKILAAVGDNGQVLIEVIPELEQVIGSQPAVPELSGSAAQNRFNLLFQKFITVFTTSEHPLVIFLDDLQWVDSASLNLLKLLLTERDRGYLFIIGAYRDNEVFPTHPLMLMLDEVKKTKTLIHTLTLEPLSQVDVNQLTADTLSCSTELAQPLTELVYQKTKGNPFFLTQFLKALHEDGYISFDFAIGHWQCDLATVKLLALTDDVVEFMALQLQKLPTATQAVLKLAACVGAQFDLATLAIVNERSPEDTAIDLWKALQEGIILPITEIYKFYQPSELKLAKVNQAITFNCSYRFLHDRVQQAAYSLIPDEQKQTTHYQIGQLLLQQVSPVARDDRIFEIVNQLNYGTGLLETQSDRDDLAQLNLTACRKARLATAYQAAREYATVGLQLLGADGWQRQYEMTLSLHDLAAEVAFLVGDFEQMDQWIEAVDSAGKNAFRTGASLSS; the protein is encoded by the coding sequence ATGACTCCTCCAACACAGCAATTTCCAGAAATTTCTGGCTATACCCTGGTTGAGCAACTGTATTTAGGATCAAAAACTGCTGTCTATCGAGGAGTGCACAGGTCACAACAATCTTCGGTGGTCATTAAGACGCTGAGGCATGGCTATCCCAGTTTTAGGGAGTTGGTACAGTTTCGCAATCAATATGCGATCGCTAAAAATCTTAACATTCCAGGCATTATTCGCCCGATTAGTCTAGAACCCTACGCCGACAGTTATGCCCTGGTAATGGAAGATATAGGCGGCATCTCCCTCCGTCATTACATTCGGGATTCCTTTCTAACGATCGAACAATTCTGGTCCATTGCTCTACAAATTGTGGATATCCTCCACCAACTCTACCAGCAACGAATTATTCACAAAGATATTAAACCTGCCAACATTCTGATTCAGCCCGAAACTGGGCAGATTAAGCTGATTGACTTTAGCATTGCCTCCCTGTTACCTCGCGAAACCCAAGAGATTCAAAATCCCAACGTTCTGGAAGGCACCCTGGCTTACATTTCACCAGAACAAACCGGACGGATGAACCGGGGAATTGACTACCGCAGCGATTTTTATTCCCTGGGAATTACCTTTTTTGAACTGCTGACGGGAAAGTTACCCTTCCAGGCGGACGAGGCAATGGAAATGGTGCATGCTCATCTGGCGAAGCAACCCCTGTTTGCCTGCGATCTCAATCCTGATGTGCCTATTATGCTGGGTGAAATCATCCGCAAGTTGATGGCTAAGAACGCCGAAGATCGCTATCAAAGTGCCCTCGGTCTCAAGCACGATCTGATCACGTGTCAGGAAGCGTATCGTACCGCAGGCAAACCTGTCTGCTTTGAGCTAGGGGAACGGGATATCAGCGATCGCTTTTTAATTCCCGAAAAGCTTTATGGTCGTGAACAGGAAGTTCAAACCCTGCTCGATGCGTTTGGTCGAGTTGCCAACGGAGCCTCTGAATTAATGCTGGTGGCAGGGTTTTCTGGCATTGGCAAAACCGCCGTCGTGAATCAAGTGCATAAGCCAATTGTTCGTTGGCACGGCTATTTCATCAAAGGTAAATACGATCAATTCAACCGCAATCTGCCGTTTAGCGCCTTTGTCCAAGCCTTCCGTGATCTGATGGGCCAACTGCTAAGCAGCGATGATACCCAGTTGGCTGAGTGGAAAGCAAAGATCCTGGCGGCTGTGGGTGACAACGGTCAAGTGCTAATCGAGGTGATTCCGGAACTGGAACAGGTGATCGGTTCACAACCGGCGGTACCGGAACTTTCTGGCAGTGCTGCTCAAAACCGCTTCAATCTGCTGTTCCAGAAGTTCATCACGGTGTTCACGACCTCAGAGCATCCCCTGGTCATTTTCCTGGATGACTTGCAGTGGGTTGATTCGGCTTCTCTCAACTTGCTAAAGCTACTGCTGACAGAACGCGATCGCGGTTACCTATTTATCATTGGAGCCTATCGAGATAACGAAGTGTTCCCGACGCATCCCTTAATGCTGATGCTGGATGAGGTCAAAAAAACGAAAACCCTGATCCATACCCTCACCCTGGAACCCCTGAGTCAGGTAGATGTGAATCAATTAACAGCGGATACGCTGAGTTGCTCGACCGAACTGGCTCAACCACTCACAGAGTTGGTCTATCAAAAAACTAAGGGAAATCCCTTCTTCCTCACCCAATTTCTCAAAGCCCTGCATGAGGATGGCTATATTTCGTTTGACTTTGCCATCGGGCATTGGCAGTGTGACCTGGCAACCGTGAAGTTGCTTGCACTCACGGATGATGTCGTCGAGTTTATGGCACTTCAGTTGCAAAAATTGCCGACTGCCACCCAGGCTGTTTTGAAACTGGCGGCTTGCGTTGGTGCCCAGTTCGATTTGGCAACCCTGGCGATCGTGAATGAGCGGTCGCCTGAAGACACGGCGATCGACCTCTGGAAAGCTTTGCAAGAAGGGATAATTTTACCTATCACCGAGATCTATAAGTTCTATCAACCGTCAGAACTCAAGCTGGCAAAAGTCAACCAGGCAATCACATTTAACTGCTCTTACCGCTTTCTCCACGATCGGGTTCAGCAAGCTGCCTATTCCCTGATTCCTGATGAGCAAAAACAGACGACTCATTACCAGATTGGTCAACTGCTGCTGCAACAAGTTTCCCCAGTCGCCAGGGACGATCGTATTTTTGAAATCGTCAATCAGTTGAACTACGGCACTGGGCTGCTTGAGACCCAATCAGATCGGGACGATCTGGCTCAACTCAATCTGACGGCTTGCCGCAAAGCCCGATTGGCAACTGCCTATCAAGCTGCCCGTGAATATGCCACCGTGGGGCTGCAACTGCTGGGAGCAGACGGCTGGCAACGGCAATACGAAATGACCTTATCCCTGCATGACTTAGCAGCGGAGGTCGCTTTCCTGGTTGGCGATTTTGAGCAGATGGATCAGTGGATCGAAGCGGTGGATTCGGCAGGCAAAAACGCCTTTAGAACAGGTGCAAGTTTATCAAGTTAG
- a CDS encoding MarR family winged helix-turn-helix transcriptional regulator, translating into MAELDSAQNSLWKLFLTAHTRLVERAEHEFKQAGLPPFEWYDLLIALKQAPEKRLRLSDLAEVLLVNRTSVTRLADRLEKAGLIRRELCQDDRRGAFAVLTEAGLEMQEKMWTVYAHSIAQHFGRHLTPNDTTAFTKALSAMLTALDEKSS; encoded by the coding sequence ATGGCTGAGCTGGATTCTGCTCAAAATTCCTTGTGGAAGTTGTTTTTGACCGCTCATACTCGGCTGGTTGAACGGGCGGAGCATGAGTTTAAGCAGGCGGGGCTGCCTCCATTTGAGTGGTATGACCTGCTAATTGCGCTTAAACAAGCCCCCGAAAAACGATTACGCCTAAGTGACCTGGCAGAAGTTTTGCTCGTAAATCGTACAAGTGTGACTCGGCTTGCCGATCGCCTGGAGAAAGCCGGGTTGATTCGGCGCGAGCTGTGCCAGGACGATCGCCGGGGTGCATTTGCGGTCTTGACAGAAGCAGGACTGGAAATGCAGGAAAAAATGTGGACGGTGTATGCCCACAGCATTGCTCAACACTTTGGTCGCCACTTAACCCCAAACGACACCACCGCATTTACAAAAGCACTCTCTGCGATGCTGACCGCATTGGATGAAAAATCCTCCTGA
- a CDS encoding DUF1579 domain-containing protein — METTQTEQTSPMPAQPQKEHQWLQKLIGEWTFEIEAMMGPDQPPEKSTGTEIVRSLGELWILAEGQGEMPGCGQTTTLMTLGYDPQKQRYVGTWIGSMMTYLWQYDGELDAGETILTLNSDGPAMTGDEKIGKYKDVIEFKSDDHRTLTSHMLRDDGQWQHFMTAHYWRKQ, encoded by the coding sequence ATGGAAACGACCCAAACCGAACAAACCTCACCCATGCCTGCTCAACCGCAAAAAGAACATCAGTGGCTCCAGAAACTCATCGGGGAGTGGACCTTTGAAATCGAAGCAATGATGGGTCCCGATCAACCTCCCGAAAAATCAACGGGAACGGAGATTGTGCGTTCCCTGGGCGAACTTTGGATTTTGGCGGAAGGACAGGGAGAAATGCCTGGTTGTGGTCAGACAACAACCCTGATGACCCTGGGCTACGACCCACAGAAACAGCGTTATGTGGGCACCTGGATCGGATCAATGATGACATATCTGTGGCAATACGATGGTGAATTGGATGCCGGGGAAACCATACTAACGCTCAATTCTGATGGACCTGCCATGACGGGTGACGAGAAAATAGGCAAGTACAAAGATGTGATCGAGTTCAAGAGCGACGATCACCGAACCTTGACCTCGCATATGTTGAGGGATGATGGGCAGTGGCAGCACTTTATGACCGCCCATTATTGGCGGAAGCAGTAG
- a CDS encoding VOC family protein has translation MSTQIFVNLPVKNLKQSIEFFTQLGFQFNPQFTDETATCMVVSETIFVMLLTHEKFKTFTPNEICDTTQNTEVLVCLSVESRAKVDEMIREAVTAGGTTYSEPQEHGFMYAHGFQDLDGHIWELVYMEPSTIDQAESAKKKVEV, from the coding sequence ATGAGCACTCAAATTTTCGTCAATCTACCTGTCAAAAATCTTAAGCAATCGATCGAGTTTTTCACCCAACTTGGCTTTCAGTTCAATCCCCAATTTACTGATGAGACTGCTACCTGCATGGTTGTCTCGGAGACAATCTTCGTGATGCTTTTGACCCATGAGAAGTTCAAGACATTCACGCCAAATGAGATCTGTGATACTACCCAAAATACTGAAGTATTGGTGTGTTTATCGGTTGAGAGCCGCGCAAAAGTGGATGAGATGATTCGTGAAGCTGTTACTGCGGGTGGCACAACCTATAGCGAACCCCAGGAACACGGGTTCATGTACGCCCACGGGTTTCAAGATTTAGATGGTCACATTTGGGAACTGGTGTATATGGAACCCAGTACCATCGACCAGGCTGAATCTGCCAAGAAAAAGGTAGAGGTGTAA
- a CDS encoding DUF1830 domain-containing protein produces the protein MKLVALHSVAPICCSYINLTSQIQVVRITNLPNAFFERTVFPGQRIVFETLPTAQLEIHTGMMASAILSDCIPCRQLQLSDVMNNQAA, from the coding sequence ATGAAACTTGTTGCCCTGCACTCCGTTGCCCCGATCTGTTGCAGTTACATTAACCTGACCAGTCAGATTCAGGTTGTTCGCATCACCAATCTACCCAATGCTTTCTTTGAACGTACCGTGTTTCCAGGGCAGAGAATTGTATTTGAAACACTGCCAACGGCTCAACTCGAAATTCACACTGGCATGATGGCAAGCGCGATTTTATCTGACTGCATTCCTTGTCGTCAATTGCAACTATCTGACGTGATGAATAACCAGGCAGCTTAA
- a CDS encoding VOC family protein — translation MKINPYLMFDGNCEAAFKFYEQCLGGKITMMMSHKEAPSAEGVPPEWHDKIMHACLDLGDRLLMGSDCPPGYFEMLQGFYVQVSVPEAAEAERIFYALAENGKVKMPIAQTFWSVRFGMLNDQFGTPWMVNCEQVV, via the coding sequence ATGAAAATCAATCCCTATCTCATGTTTGATGGCAACTGTGAGGCAGCATTCAAGTTCTACGAGCAATGTCTCGGTGGCAAAATCACCATGATGATGAGTCATAAAGAGGCACCTTCCGCGGAAGGTGTTCCACCTGAGTGGCATGACAAGATCATGCATGCCTGCCTGGATTTAGGCGATCGCCTCCTGATGGGGTCGGACTGCCCACCGGGATATTTTGAAATGCTCCAGGGCTTTTATGTACAGGTTAGCGTTCCCGAAGCAGCCGAGGCAGAACGGATTTTTTACGCTCTGGCAGAAAACGGCAAGGTGAAAATGCCGATCGCCCAAACCTTTTGGTCTGTCCGCTTTGGCATGTTAAATGATCAGTTCGGTACACCGTGGATGGTCAACTGTGAGCAGGTGGTTTAA
- a CDS encoding RNA polymerase sigma factor, which produces MTGMASTSKSDVAQAIASVYRAEWGRIVAILIRLVGDFDLAEEAAQEAFAAAVNQWQSTGIPGLPRAWIIRTARYKAIDRLRRRTRLTEKLEWYSASGLIPSSEEPTYDSDEIPDDRLRLIFTCCHPALAIETQVALTLRMLGGLETDEIARAFLVPPATMAQRLVRAKRKIRDAGIPYKVPETTDLSPRIGAVLTVIYLIFNEGYAATKGDSIVRADLCTEAIRLGQLLRQLMAPHPPSEVTALVALMLLHDARRAARLDKAGDLVLLEDQDRSRWNHHQIAEALPLVEEALRGGTGVYALQAAIAALHCQAVRAEDTDWVQIVRLYDVLERLQPSPIVALNRAVAIAMADSPQAALTLIDRLAAELDSYHLFHATRADLLRRVGALQEATHRYTRSLELATNESERRFLERRLREVQP; this is translated from the coding sequence ATGACAGGTATGGCTTCAACCTCAAAATCCGATGTTGCTCAGGCAATTGCTTCCGTTTATCGCGCTGAATGGGGGCGCATCGTCGCTATCCTGATTCGGCTGGTGGGAGATTTTGATCTGGCTGAAGAAGCCGCACAGGAGGCGTTTGCGGCAGCTGTGAATCAGTGGCAATCTACAGGTATTCCCGGTCTTCCCCGCGCCTGGATTATCCGAACCGCTCGATACAAGGCAATCGATCGCCTGCGACGACGGACCCGACTGACGGAAAAACTGGAATGGTACTCCGCATCCGGTTTAATCCCATCAAGTGAGGAGCCAACCTACGACAGTGATGAGATTCCAGACGATCGCCTGCGCCTGATCTTCACCTGTTGCCATCCGGCACTGGCGATCGAAACTCAGGTCGCTTTGACACTGCGAATGTTGGGCGGACTGGAAACGGACGAAATTGCCCGCGCATTTCTCGTACCCCCAGCAACAATGGCACAGCGGTTAGTCCGTGCCAAACGCAAAATTCGAGACGCAGGCATTCCTTACAAAGTACCAGAGACAACCGATCTCTCTCCTCGGATAGGGGCAGTCCTGACAGTTATTTATCTCATCTTCAACGAAGGCTACGCAGCAACGAAGGGAGATTCAATAGTACGAGCTGATCTCTGCACCGAAGCGATTCGACTGGGACAACTGCTGCGGCAATTGATGGCACCCCACCCCCCCTCAGAAGTTACAGCACTGGTGGCACTGATGTTGTTACACGATGCGCGCCGAGCTGCCCGTTTGGACAAGGCAGGGGATCTGGTTCTGCTGGAAGACCAGGATCGGAGCCGTTGGAATCATCACCAAATTGCTGAGGCGTTGCCTCTGGTGGAAGAAGCGTTGCGTGGTGGAACGGGCGTTTATGCCCTCCAAGCCGCGATCGCCGCCCTCCATTGTCAGGCAGTACGAGCTGAAGACACAGATTGGGTACAAATTGTGCGCCTCTATGATGTGCTAGAACGCTTGCAGCCTTCACCGATCGTTGCGTTAAATCGGGCAGTGGCAATCGCTATGGCAGATAGCCCCCAGGCAGCCCTTACCCTCATCGATCGACTGGCGGCTGAACTCGACAGCTATCACCTGTTCCATGCCACTCGTGCTGATTTACTGCGCCGTGTTGGAGCCTTACAGGAAGCGACCCACAGATATACACGCTCTCTGGAACTGGCCACAAATGAGAGTGAACGCCGCTTCCTGGAGCGTCGGCTGCGCGAAGTTCAGCCCTGA
- a CDS encoding FMN-dependent NADH-azoreductase has product MTHILHIDTSPRLERSHSRSLAREFLEQRKLHHPETTITHRDLARHPVPYIDHTWVTAKFTPAAEYTPELATAIALSDQLVDEFLAADRYILSTPMYNFGIPAVLKSYIDYIVRPRRTFAATQNGFQGLVTDRKMILVQARGSDFRPGSAYDAVNFQEPYLKTIFGFIGITDIETINANGLNTELRDQELANAKTTLHTLAITW; this is encoded by the coding sequence ATGACGCACATTCTACATATCGACACCAGTCCGCGACTGGAACGCTCTCACTCTCGTTCGCTTGCGCGAGAATTTTTAGAGCAACGGAAACTCCATCATCCAGAGACGACCATAACGCATCGAGATTTAGCACGCCATCCAGTTCCTTACATTGACCATACCTGGGTAACCGCAAAGTTTACACCTGCCGCTGAATATACCCCTGAACTGGCAACGGCGATCGCCCTTTCGGATCAACTGGTTGATGAATTTCTGGCAGCCGATCGCTATATATTATCCACACCTATGTATAACTTTGGCATTCCGGCTGTTCTCAAATCTTACATTGATTACATTGTGCGCCCCAGACGAACGTTTGCTGCTACCCAGAACGGGTTTCAGGGTTTGGTTACCGATCGAAAAATGATCCTTGTCCAGGCGCGAGGTAGCGATTTTCGTCCAGGTTCAGCCTATGATGCGGTGAACTTTCAAGAACCTTATCTCAAGACCATTTTTGGCTTCATTGGCATCACGGACATAGAGACGATCAATGCGAATGGACTCAACACTGAACTGCGTGACCAGGAATTGGCAAATGCCAAAACCACCCTTCACACCCTCGCTATCACCTGGTAA